The window CTGCTGAGTCCTGATAATTATAGATAACATTTTGATTTTCAGTCCCTACCAAGGAACGATCTGTTTCCCAAGAAGAAATTAGAGTAAAAACATTCTCTTCCTCTTCTCTTCTGAAAATATTAAACCCAAGATTATCATACTGAAATCTCGCTAACCAACTCACTCCGATATAATTATCTCGTCCATAGGCAGCAAAATCAGCGATGGAGACCATTCCAGTATAACGTGCGGTCGAATTAGAAAATAGAGAGTAGTTATTATTATAATCCTTAGCTCTGATTTTAAAGTAATACTGAGTTTCAGGTATTAACCCGGAAATCGTGATCTGATCTGCTGCCTGAGTTCCAAAAAATGGAATAACAGATCTGTCATATAGTAGATAATCGTCTTCATTTGAGTCAAAAGGTTCTGTAGCCACCAGCAATTCGTAAGTCTTAAAATCATAAGCATAAGATCTATCCCAAACTAAATCAACAGTTGTATTACCTGACCCTACTACTCGTAAATTAATTGGATCGGTTGGTGGTTCAAGATCGTTGAATTCAAATAAAGGCGGTAAAACTTGATCCATTGCTACTAACCAGCGTGTGTAGAAAGCTATAGCTTTGGTATAAAAATTTTCTGGATGCCAATTTCCCATTATATGATCATAATCATAAAACCATTTATAATGATATTCATCTTGAGGATAGATACTCGGAAGTTCTTCCATTTCAATATGAAAGAAAGGGGTAAACACATCATATTGTGACCAGTTTGACATTGGATATGACATTGGAAAACCTCCCACACCTGGTAAGTTTACTGCATTGGAAATAGGAAGCAATTCATCACCATGTTGATAAAACATACCATGTTGATCATAATAAACTGAATAGTAATCAGTAACAAGAACATCAGAATGTATACCGATTGTATTTGCAGGGATGATCAAATAAGGTGAGGCGTTCACAATATCAAGAAAATTGCCACTTAAATCCCTAATAGGCAATTGTGGATATTGATGGGAAGTAGCAGATATTTGTAAGCATTTTCTACCCATATGGCTATAATCAAAACTGTGAATTTGAACCGATAATTCCCTTCTATTAAAATTCATCCTGATTTCATCAGCAAATTCTTTAAAGGCAACATTAAAAACATGATTTGTGCTTCTAGACGGATCACTAATTGAGAGATTATTATGATATATAGGATAATTATCATGCCACATTACCTCTCTACCTGCTCCAGCAACCATCAGATAACGGGCATTCCACTTTTGAAAAGCATGAACAGCTACAGGTAGAGCGATAAAATCATCTTTTGGATGTACTACATTGATAATTACCGGTACTTCAGATAATGGATCATAAATATATATTCCCCAGCCGTAATCAAAACTTCCGTGTTGATGTATCTGGGGTTGGTTTGGTTCATTATTATCATCAAAATAGTCCATGTTAAGGAATTCTCTAAGCATATAGTAAGTTCTGTTTTTATCTGTATCATGAAATTGCACTATTTCGTAGGGAAAATTAAACCAATCTATTGCAGCTTGCGCTGCATCAAAATCTTCAGTCAAAAAAAGATTTATTATTGTTCTCCAATCTTCTCTCTGAGCAGCATTAGCATGAATATAATTCCCAAACCCATTTGTTTGAACATCCCAAGGAGCATACAAATTATAACCTGGGCGAGCCAATCCCTCAACTACATGACCAACCCAATTATCGTATGAGGTCGCATCAGTAAAGCCATACATAAAATCTCTTAATGATGCTGTTTCTCGTGCAATTGATAATATTGATGTTGTTGATAGAATAAGACAAATAAAGATAAAAAAGCTTTTGGGTAGCTGAATAATGATAGATTTCAACCACAGAATAAAGGGTGGCATTTTACACCTATTGACCCTATATAAATCTCTTTACATAAGGTATTTTGTAACACAAACTTCCAGTTTTATTTTAGCAACATCATTTTCTTGATTTGCGATTTAGTTTCTCCAGTAGTTAAACGATAGAAGTAAACACCTGAGGAAACGGTTCTATTTCTATTGTCGTTCCCTTCCCAACGGACGATATGTTTCCCGGATCCCATTTTTTCATCAATAAGAGTAGTTACTCTTTGTCCTCTAATATTAAAAATTTCTAATTTAACTCTTTCTTCTGTATGAAGATAAAAAGCAATGTTCGTTCCGGTGTTTCTTCTTGAGGATGCTCCAGCAAAGAATGGGTTAGGATAATTACTAAATAACAGAGGCGATTCAATGAGCTCGTCAGTTGAGCTCCCATAAGAATTAGTCACCATGATCTGACCGTTTATTGTAGTAGAAGTTGGAATATAGACATAATCTTCATCTTCAGAGAGAACTTCCATAATCCCATCTAACAGCAAAACAACAGTATAATTTGTCGGTAAATTTGTATCACTTTTTCTGAAATAAATAGGTTGTATTTCTTCATCAATATCAATGACAAAATCCCAGAAACGTGATTCTTCTAAGTCATTATTTAAATCTGTCTTAAACTTGGAATACAATTTGTTGAATGGTTGTGCATCTTGATTTCCAGGTATATAGAAATAGAAATCTGTTTCTGGTCTTTTCGGAGGTTTTGGTAGATCAAAGAAACGATTAAATTCATCTGTAGTATTATGCCAGCTTCCTATTAAGATTTCGTCCCCAATGAAATTTACTTGTTGAGCAATTATTTTTGTCTTCCATAGTGAAGGATATCCTGAGTAATCAGGATTTTGTTGGAAAGGAACTATTTTCAAAACCAAATCAGTGATGTTGGAGTATATCCATAATGATTCTTGACTTGGCAGAAAATCACTCAAAAAATAACGGTTATTATTCATACCATAGAGAGAACGTTCAACCATATTATATTGCATTGCTTCAACGAAATTAAACTGCTGGTCTTGATATAGAAAGAGGAAATCGCGAATATTTATATCAGATAGAAATACATTCGGAATAAGATTCCAACCTTCTTGGAGTGAAATCTCATACTGCAATTTACGGATTGTTCCTGTAGTAGCTAACTCATAATCAACAGGCATATAGAGCCAATATCCTTGACCGAATTGGTATGATAATACTTCCATATATGATTGGTCATTAAAGTTATAAGAATATAATTGAGATTCTTGCCCAAAAAGTGTTGTTCCAATGAAATTTGGACTTTCAAGAGGATTAGATTTCATATGCCATCCAGCTTCATTCGAAAATTGAACCGTGGAAGGTATTATACCGAGCTTGAAATTTGAGTAATTGTCATATGCATATCCATCAACTATATTAGCTCTAACTACCAAATTTGCATCTAACATCATAACATTATCGGGAACTGTCCAATTATACGAAGTAGTTGTTACAGGTAGACCATTGGCAATCGAAAGAACATTTGATCCGTTTGTCAGATAGAGATCGAAATTGTTTACTAATAAAGGAAAATTAACTGACCAATTAAAGTTAATAGAATCTCCTGCTTGTAAAAATCTATTATTCATACCAGTAATGCCCACGTTGGGTAGCAAATTACCCCAATAAAGAGTAAAAGTACGATATGCTGCACTTGTTGCCTGATACACAAAGCTATCTTGCGTCAGATCGACCATATTGCCGGTTGTGGCATCTCTAAGATATACTTTTTCACTGTTCCTCGAAAAGTTATCAGAAAGTAAGATTGTTATTGGTTGATTTGTTTGATTGGTACTAATTCTAATTACATAGGTTTTAAGATATAAATCGGGATCAAAAAAGCCATAAATATCTCTTTGGAGGTTTCTTAGATTAACGTTCCAATTACTATGATAAGACATGGCAAAGATATAATCACCGCCTGGGTTATCGCCTTTTAATATATCGAAATTCGAATCATATCCATCTGTAGCAAAAGGGTTAGAACCGAACTCTACTGTATCATAGATCAAACCGTTATCGTTTTGCACAATGAGACTATAGATATTTTGGGGTGAAGCAGAATAAACAAAATCATGTATAAATTCATTAAATGTGCTATCTACTGAAGCTACTTTATAATCATAGATTAAACCATTTTCTATATTGTTATCTACAAAAGCATAACTAACGTTATTATTAGGAGAACCTAAAAGGTCAGTTTCAGTCTCCCAAGAAGCAATCATTATATAATCATCAGTTCCGCTTATAGCCCGCCAGATATTGAATCCTTGATTATTACTCTGATATTGAGCCAACCAACTAATATCAACGTAACTATCTCGTCCGTAAGCCCTCAAATTGGCTATAGTCGCCGAACCGGTATATATTGATATTTCATTAGAAAACTGAGAATATAGACCATTATAATCCCGAGCTCTCAATCTAAAAAAATACTGGGAAGCAGGTTGTAAACCAGTAATAGTTGCTTTAGTAAATGCTTGTCCAGCTAAGGTTGTTATATTGCTCCGGGTTATGGTAGAGTAATTTGGATTTATTAGATCAATAGGTTCAGTTGCATAGATGATTTCATATGTTTCAAAATCGTATGAATGAGATCTTTCCCACTCTAAAACTATATTATTATAAGAGGCACTAACTAAACTCAAGTTTGTTGGATTAGAAGGCGGTAGATCATCATTTAGATTCAGAACAGTCGGTAAGATTAGGGCATAGTGTTCTAACCACGGTGTATAGAATGCTAAAGCTTGTGTCCAAAAATCTTGAGGATTCCATTGTTGATTAATTGCATCAAATCCATAAAACCACCGGTAATAGTTCATTGTCTGAGGATAGGCACTTGGTAGCTCCTCCATCTCGATATGCATAAAGGGCGTAATTACATCATATTTATTCCACCCGCTATTTGTATAAGCTACTTGATTGTTACCATCAGCACCCGGTAGATTAATGTTATTACTTATGGGTAGGAACTGACTACCAAAATTGAAAAATAATCCGTGTTGATCATAGAGCACCGAATAATAATCAGTTACCAAGATGTCTTCATGAGAACCTATTGTGTTAGCAGGAATAACAAGATATGGAGAAGAATTAATCATATCCAAATAACCACCACTAACGTCTCTGACAGGTAGTCCGGGATAGTTATAATTCCATCCTCCACCACTTATCTGCAGATGATTGTAACCCATGTGAGTATAATCAAAACTGTGTATCTGGACTGAGAGCTCTCTTCTTCCGAAAGTGCTTCTAATCTCCTGGCACATTCTTTGGTAGGTTACATGAAAGACATGATTGGCATTACGAGAAGGATCACTCAGTGATTTTGAATTAAAATATGGTGGTACATTTGTCCAAAGAACCTCTCTTCCAGCTCCAGCAATCATCATAAATCGTGCATCCCATAATTGAAAAGCTTTTGTAGCGACTGGTATGCTGATAAAATCATCTTTAGGATGGACTACATTAACAATCAGGGGTACATTAGAATCGGGATTGAAAAGGTATATACCCCAACCGAAGTCAAAACTTCCTATCTGATGCATCTCCGGTTGATCAGGAAATCCATTATCATCAAAATGTGAGTAGTTAAGTTGTTCACGCAACATATAAAAAGTCCTGCCTGTATCAGTATCGTTGAACTGGACTACTTCGTAAGGGAATTCATATTGATTAATTAATGTCTGTGTCTCATCAAACAACCCTGATAGGAAAAGATCTACAATTTCACCCCAGTTAGTTCTCTGAGTAGTACTAGCATTAACGAAATTTCCAAAACCATTTGTTTGAACATCCCACGGGGCATATTGATTGTAACCGGGTGAAGCTAAACCCTCAACTACCCTATTATAGAAATTGTCATACGCTGTATCTTCTGTTGTTCCAAACATAAAATCCGATAGTGATGCTGTCTCAACTACTAATGAGTTAAGAGCAACAACCGTTAAAAATAACCATAACAAAATGGTTAGTCTCATCTATACTCTCCTTACTTGAATATATTACTCCATTTTCAAATATAAAAGCTTCTTTTCTTAGTTTAATGTCAAGATTTTTTCAAATTCTAGAACTCACATCCCCCCGTTTTTTTTATAGGGGATTAGAAGCTGTTGTGATTTTAACCATCTTCCGGCATACGGGTTAATGTTATATTTGGTTACTGAGGTGAAACACATTTGGACAAGTATAGACAGCCTATAATAAATAAAGTCATAGATCTTTTTCCACCTGGAATTACAGTATTTCATGATACTGGGAAAAGCCTCCAAAAAGAGATAAGCATATCGTTTTAAAGAGTAAAGAAAGCAGACTGCTATCAATAGAATCTGGTTCATGGTCTTCAGTCTGGTGTATGAAGTTAACTGTATCTTTTGGCTTCGCCGAGCTCGGAAGCAGCCACGAAGAAGACCTTTCCTCGGTTCCCAGCCGTAATCTTGTTTAACTTGCTTGTGTACCTCTTCTATCTTCCAACGGATTCCATACATCTTTACTACTTTCTCCATAATTGCCGGTTTCGATAAATGAGGTTGATTAGGGAAGTCACATAGGAAATAGAAAAATCCTGATTTATTTTTCTCATCGGAGATAAAGCGACATATAATCAACCATGCCTCTATTGTTTCTGGATTTTTCTTAGGGTGGGGATCTGTTCGCAACTCTACCCTCTTGATCCCGCATCTTATCTGACGGTTTGATCCCTTTAATTTGAACCAGTGTGTAAACTTGACTGACTTTGCTACTTCTATAAATTTCAGTTCATTACCATCAACTATTAAACTTCGTTTGCCGGTTAATCTGACAATAAAATTTAGTCCGTGTTGTTTTAAAAAAGAGAAGAACTTTCTAGTATCTAATCCCCTATCACCTATATATACTCCTTTCCCATTAACAGTGATGGCTATGTCTACCAACCTATCTTCCAGGGTTTGAGAGATACTGTCCATTTCAAGATCACGGGATATTAAATCAGAACTTATTGGCTTGATCTCATATCCTTCCCCGTTATCCTGAAAGGCTATGATATTCAAAAGATTATAACCGGATTGATCATACCGTCCTGTACTGCCGTCTCTTACTTTCTTTAATCCTTCCATCTTCTTTGCCTTACTTTTGATAATATCACTGTCATCTATTATAATACCTGTATCGTTATCGATCCCCCGACACTGTTTCTTCATTGTTATTTTCTGAAGGATATTAGATAAGTTCTCCTTGTTTAAATGTCTGGTAAAGCGTTCACATGTCTTCTTTACTGTAATGGTCTCAAAAAGCTTTTGAGCAATTCGATGATTGATTACAGAACAACTCTTTAGAATACCTAAGCAAATAGTTTCAAGAAATTTATATTCAGGAACAGTCCGTATTTCGCGGTATCTTCTGAAATATCTTAAAAATTTTACTTGCAAGATTTCTTTGGTTTTAGTTTGAGTCGTATTAATCATGTGTGGCTCCTTTTCTGTTTTAACGAGCAGATAATAGGAGCCATTCTTTTTTGTAAAGTAAAATCATAATATATACTCATTATTATTAACGTTTATCAAAATTATATATTTAATGAATGGTGTATCTCCATAATAGATAAGTGGTTATTAAAATACCATTCTTTCTATGCCATACAATAATCTGAACTTGAGCTGTTCAAATACTTTTTCAACTTTCAAAATCAGTTACTTGCCACTAATAGTAAGTCTTTCGAGCAATCTAAAACTAAAATTTCGGGGGGATGTGAGATTTTCAAATTCTAGAACAGAACGCTCAATTTTATCTCTTTAGAAGCTTGCTCAAACACTATATGTGATAAAATCTTTATCGATACTCTTTACTTCAGCAAATTATGCTGACATATATCTCCTTCTGGACTAATTATCTGATTAGTTGTGGATTTGTTATCAATAGTTTTGTTTTTTTGTTGTTAGTATAAAAAACAGACCTACTATTGCCGGTAAAACTGAATTGATCAGAAAAATAATCAAAGAAGCAGTTACTGCGATCTCCGGTTGAATATCAAAATCTCTCAACAAATAAATGGCAAAGGTTTCTCTCAAACCGAGACCTGCATAAGTAATCGGGATTATGTTGGCTATTAATATTAGAGGTACGCTTATTAATAGTTTAACTAAGCTAATTGTATAAAACTGATTTATTATTAGAAAATATTGAAATACCGTGAGAAAGACAAACAAGATTTGCCTGAGAGTGATCACCGGCACTATTCTGATATATTGACTAAAATAATCTTTCCAAGACTCCATTTTCAAAGCTCTTGACGACCAATAAACAGCAACCGGTATAAGAGTTATTATTACAACACCCCCTAATCTCATATAGAAAGGAAACTGCTTGAAATAAAAAAAGCCGGCAAAAGAGGCAAACCATAGGTTTGTCCATGTTTGCATAAATCTTTCTATCCCTATCGAAAAAAGGGTAGCTCTCTTCTTGTTAGTAACAAAATATACTTTGGCAAAGGTTGCGTGACCACCAGGTATTAAAAAACGTAATGCTTGTCCGATAAAATGAGATTTTAAGATCTCATTTTTTGCAGGTTGGTATTCCGTAGTTATTTTCAGACAGGACTCCCAGTTCTTGTATTGAGTCACAAACTTAATTATAGATATTAATATTAAAAGCATGAAAATTGTTAAGCTAATTCCTGAAGCAGCAAGAAATACCTCGTTAAAATCTATTTTACGGAAAATTAACCATAAAATTATTGTTGTTATGATTACTTTGAACAGAAACAGTATTTTTCTATTAAACAACTTATTGTTGGAGCTAGCAGAAGATCCGGTTTTAGTGTTTTCTAAATAGTGTTTAGAGGTTTGTTTTTCTTTTTTTAACTTTTCCATTGCCAATCACCTTTTGTACCGAGAACAGTATAATAGATCACCTGATAAGGATAGATCAGAATAAAAACAAGATCGAGCAAGCAAAACCTCTCACTGTGTTTAAAAAGATTTACACTCCAGACGAGAAGAGCAGAGAAATAGAAAACAAAAAAACTTAACAAGTCTTTAAAGACAAATAGTCTTATTGGTAGATAGATAAAGAACCCGATAACTAATACTGTTAAGATTAAGTATAGTTTTGAGGACATATGGAGTTTGCCGAATCTCCTCTTCTGTTGGTCTTTGTAGTTTTTTAGTTCAGGATAAGTTATAACATTTTTTATTGGAGAGTATCTTATTTGACCTGGCTGTTTGTTCATAAGATTAAGAATTTGCTTGTCATCTCCGGCTTGAGAACCAGTCAAATTCTTGTAACCACCAGCTTTTAACAGCATCTCCTTCGATATAGCCAGATTTCTACCGTAACAACTAAATGGTTTTCTCAATCCAATAGTAGCGGCAAAAACACCTCCCGTAGCAATCTGAGAGAATCGTCTTAGTAAAAAAACAAACTTCTTTCTTAAGGTTGCTTCTTTTAAAATACCTGAATAATCTTCCGGTGCGTATCCAACAACCATTTTTGTATTATTTTCCCAGAAACTTGATACATCAT is drawn from Candidatus Cloacimonadota bacterium and contains these coding sequences:
- a CDS encoding fibronectin type III domain-containing protein; this translates as MRLTILLWLFLTVVALNSLVVETASLSDFMFGTTEDTAYDNFYNRVVEGLASPGYNQYAPWDVQTNGFGNFVNASTTQRTNWGEIVDLFLSGLFDETQTLINQYEFPYEVVQFNDTDTGRTFYMLREQLNYSHFDDNGFPDQPEMHQIGSFDFGWGIYLFNPDSNVPLIVNVVHPKDDFISIPVATKAFQLWDARFMMIAGAGREVLWTNVPPYFNSKSLSDPSRNANHVFHVTYQRMCQEIRSTFGRRELSVQIHSFDYTHMGYNHLQISGGGWNYNYPGLPVRDVSGGYLDMINSSPYLVIPANTIGSHEDILVTDYYSVLYDQHGLFFNFGSQFLPISNNINLPGADGNNQVAYTNSGWNKYDVITPFMHIEMEELPSAYPQTMNYYRWFYGFDAINQQWNPQDFWTQALAFYTPWLEHYALILPTVLNLNDDLPPSNPTNLSLVSASYNNIVLEWERSHSYDFETYEIIYATEPIDLINPNYSTITRSNITTLAGQAFTKATITGLQPASQYFFRLRARDYNGLYSQFSNEISIYTGSATIANLRAYGRDSYVDISWLAQYQSNNQGFNIWRAISGTDDYIMIASWETETDLLGSPNNNVSYAFVDNNIENGLIYDYKVASVDSTFNEFIHDFVYSASPQNIYSLIVQNDNGLIYDTVEFGSNPFATDGYDSNFDILKGDNPGGDYIFAMSYHSNWNVNLRNLQRDIYGFFDPDLYLKTYVIRISTNQTNQPITILLSDNFSRNSEKVYLRDATTGNMVDLTQDSFVYQATSAAYRTFTLYWGNLLPNVGITGMNNRFLQAGDSINFNWSVNFPLLVNNFDLYLTNGSNVLSIANGLPVTTTSYNWTVPDNVMMLDANLVVRANIVDGYAYDNYSNFKLGIIPSTVQFSNEAGWHMKSNPLESPNFIGTTLFGQESQLYSYNFNDQSYMEVLSYQFGQGYWLYMPVDYELATTGTIRKLQYEISLQEGWNLIPNVFLSDINIRDFLFLYQDQQFNFVEAMQYNMVERSLYGMNNNRYFLSDFLPSQESLWIYSNITDLVLKIVPFQQNPDYSGYPSLWKTKIIAQQVNFIGDEILIGSWHNTTDEFNRFFDLPKPPKRPETDFYFYIPGNQDAQPFNKLYSKFKTDLNNDLEESRFWDFVIDIDEEIQPIYFRKSDTNLPTNYTVVLLLDGIMEVLSEDEDYVYIPTSTTINGQIMVTNSYGSSTDELIESPLLFSNYPNPFFAGASSRRNTGTNIAFYLHTEERVKLEIFNIRGQRVTTLIDEKMGSGKHIVRWEGNDNRNRTVSSGVYFYRLTTGETKSQIKKMMLLK
- a CDS encoding transposase translates to MKKQCRGIDNDTGIIIDDSDIIKSKAKKMEGLKKVRDGSTGRYDQSGYNLLNIIAFQDNGEGYEIKPISSDLISRDLEMDSISQTLEDRLVDIAITVNGKGVYIGDRGLDTRKFFSFLKQHGLNFIVRLTGKRSLIVDGNELKFIEVAKSVKFTHWFKLKGSNRQIRCGIKRVELRTDPHPKKNPETIEAWLIICRFISDEKNKSGFFYFLCDFPNQPHLSKPAIMEKVVKMYGIRWKIEEVHKQVKQDYGWEPRKGLLRGCFRARRSQKIQLTSYTRLKTMNQILLIAVCFLYSLKRYAYLFLEAFPSIMKYCNSRWKKIYDFIYYRLSILVQMCFTSVTKYNINPYAGRWLKSQQLLIPYKKNGGM
- a CDS encoding flippase-like domain-containing protein, with translation MEKLKKEKQTSKHYLENTKTGSSASSNNKLFNRKILFLFKVIITTIILWLIFRKIDFNEVFLAASGISLTIFMLLILISIIKFVTQYKNWESCLKITTEYQPAKNEILKSHFIGQALRFLIPGGHATFAKVYFVTNKKRATLFSIGIERFMQTWTNLWFASFAGFFYFKQFPFYMRLGGVVIITLIPVAVYWSSRALKMESWKDYFSQYIRIVPVITLRQILFVFLTVFQYFLIINQFYTISLVKLLISVPLILIANIIPITYAGLGLRETFAIYLLRDFDIQPEIAVTASLIIFLINSVLPAIVGLFFILTTKKQNY
- a CDS encoding glycosyltransferase, which gives rise to MSLVILVFSAFLLLGCIGIILNKRGRQYDLKTISVAIVARNEEKNLPFTLRSIDKLKYPKEFYEIILVDDCSSDSTLQLFEQFASVRDNVFVVKLRKEEKTLLGKKEGLQKALELARKEIFLLTDADCIFSQNWLNDVSSFWENNTKMVVGYAPEDYSGILKEATLRKKFVFLLRRFSQIATGGVFAATIGLRKPFSCYGRNLAISKEMLLKAGGYKNLTGSQAGDDKQILNLMNKQPGQIRYSPIKNVITYPELKNYKDQQKRRFGKLHMSSKLYLILTVLVIGFFIYLPIRLFVFKDLLSFFVFYFSALLVWSVNLFKHSERFCLLDLVFILIYPYQVIYYTVLGTKGDWQWKS